The Pseudomonas putida nucleotide sequence CTGGCAGTGACCTACCTCTATGACGCATGGGTGAACAAATGAGTACGACGACACGCGCGGTGACCGACCCGGGCCGCGAACGCCTGGCCGCCCTGGGCCGGCGCGCCGCCATCCGCCTGGGCGGCGGCGTGCTGGTGCTGTGGGCGGTGGCGACCCTGACGTTCTTTGCCCTGCGCCTGATGCCGGGTGACCCAGTGCTGGCCATTCTCGGTGGCCCCAGCGCCAACCCAACACCGGAAGCCATCGAGGCTGCCCGTGTGGAATTCGGCCTCGACAAGCCTTTGGCCACGCAATATCTGCTTTACCTCGGGCGCCTGCTGCAAGGCGACCTCGGCGTGTCCTACTCGCAGCACCTGCCGGTCACCCGCGTGCTGGCCGAGCAGGGAGGGGCGACATTGGAGCTGACCATCGCCGCGTTGGTGCTGGCCTGGCTGCTGGTCCTGCTGCTGACGGTGGTCACTGCCGGGCGTGGCCGGGTGGTGGGCGGCATCGCTTCGCTGGCCGAAACCCTCAGCGCGGCGTTGCCGCATTTCTGGCTCGGCGTGGTACTGCTGGCGGTGTTCGCCTTCGGCCTGCGCTGGTTCCCGCCCGCTGGTAGCGACAGTTTCGCCAGCCTGGTGCTGCCGGCGTTCTCGCTGGCGATTCCGTTGGCCGGCTTCATTGCCCAGGTCACGCGCGAGTCCCTGGAGCTGACCCTCGAACAACCCTTCGTACTGACTGCCCGCACGCGGGGCCTCAGCGACCTGGCCGTGCGCTTCCGCCACGCCCTGCGTCATGCCTTGCTGCCCGGCGTTTCGCTGTCGGGCTGGGCCATCGGTGCACTGATCAGCGGCGCTGTGGTGTGCGAGGTGATCTTCTCGCGCAAAGGTATCGGCCGCCAGCTGTACCAGGCGGTGCAGGCCCAGGACATGCCCTTGGTGATCGGCGTCAGCCTGGTGGTGGCGGCCGGCTATGTACTGGCGAACATTCTGGTCGACCTGCTGTACCAGTGGATCGACCCACGGCAACAGGAGGCTGCAGCATGACGGACCTGACCCTTGATCGAACCCTCGCGCCTTTGCGTCGGCAACGCCAATTGAAGCTGCCGCCACTGGGCGCCAGCCTGGCGATCCTGTTCCTGTTCGCCCTGGTGCTGGCCGCGCTGCTGCCGGGGCTGTTTACCCGTATCGACCCACTGGCCATCGTCCCCCGTGACGCCTTCCAGCCGCCAAGCTGGGCGCACTGGCTGGGCACCGACCAATCGGGCCGCGACATCTTTGCGCGGATCATCCACGGCGCGCGGCAAAGCCTGCTCATCGGCGTGGCGGCCACTGCCATTTCCATGGCCATCGCCATCACCCTCGGCTTGCTCGGTGGCCTTGGCGGTGCCCGTATTGATCGTGCGCTGGGCTGGCTGCTGGAAGTGCTGTTCGCCTTCCCCAGCCTGGTGTTGGCGCTGCTGTTCGTGGCGGTGTTCGGCAGCGGCGTCGGCCCGCTGATCGTCGCCACCGGGCTGGGCGGTGCACCGGGTTATGCGCGCATGGTGCGTGGCCAGGTGCTGGCGGTGCGCAATGCCGGTTACATCGAGGCGGCGCGGGCATTGGGGCATCCGCCTTCGCGCATCGTGCTGCGCCAGCTGTTGCCCAACGCGATGCGGCCACTGGTGGTGACGCTGACCATGGGTGTCGGCCAGGCCATCGTCTGGGCTTCGGCGCTTAGCTTCCTTGGCCTCGGAGCACGGCCTCCGGCGCCGGAGTGGGGAACCATGTTGTCCATGGGCCGCGACTTCATCGCCAACGCCTGGTGGCTGACCTTCTTCCCTGGCCTGTTCATCGTCCTCACCACCTTGGCCACGACGGTGACTGGCCGCTACATCCAACAACGCCTGGAGGGCCGCCTGCCATGAGTGACAAGACCTTGATCGTCGAGGGCCTGAGCGTGGCCTTCGAAGGCCGCAGCGTGGTGCGTGACTTGTCCTTCACCTTGCAACCAGGCCGTTGCGTAGCGCTTGTCGGTGAGTCGGGTTCGGGCAAGAGCGTCAGTGCCCGCAGCCTGGTCGGCCTTGCCGGTGCCAAGGCTCAGGTGAGCGCCCGCCAGCTGAGTTTTGCCGGGCATGATCTGCTCGACCTGAGCGAGCGCCAGTGGCGAGAAGTACGCGGCAAGGACATCGGCTTCGTGCTGCAGGATGCGCTGGTGTCACTCGACCCGTTGCGCCCCGTGGGCAAGGAAATTCTTGAAGTGCTGCAGACCCATCGTTACGGTGACCGCCAAAGCCGCGCCGCACGGGTGCATGAGTTGCTTGAACGGGTCGGTGTGCCCGACGTCGAGCTGCGCGCTCGCCAGCGCCCCGGGCAATTGTCCGGTGGCCTGCGCCAGCGTGCGTTGATCGCCAGTGCCCTGGCTATGGACCCCGCGCTGGTGATCGCCGACGAGCCGACCACCGCGCTGGATGCCACTGTCCAGGCCCAGATCCTCGAGGTGTTTCAGCAGATCAAGGCCCGTGGCGCCTCGTTACTGATCATCAGCCATGACCTGGCGGTGGTCGCGCAACTGGCCGACGACGTGGTGGTGCTGCGCCATGGCGAGGTGGTGGAGCAGGGGCCGATGCTGCAGGTGTTGCGCCAGCCTCGGCATCCTTACACCCAGGCCTTGCTGGCGGCAGTGCCAGCCGAGCATCCGCGTGGCAGCCGGTTGTCGCCGGAGCGGGCTGGTGTGCGCCGTGAGCCGCGTGCACGCGTACACAGCGACGTGCTGCTCGAAGGCCGTGGCCTGGGCAAGCGCTACCTCGGCCCGGACGGGCGGGTTCGCCAGGTGGTGCAGGGCGTCGACTTCACCCTGCGTGCCGGGCGCACCCTGGGCGTCGTTGGCGAGTCCGGCTCGGGCAAGACCACCGTGGCGCGCATCGCCCTCGGCCTGTTGCAGCCCGACCAGGGCGAGGTGCTGTATCGCGGCCAGCCGTGGAACCGCCCGGCCAATGCCGTGAGCGAAGCGGCGCGCCGGCCGCTGCGCCGCGACATCAGTGTGATCTACCAGGACCCATTGGGCTCGTTCGATCCGCGCTGGAGCGTGGCGCAGATTCTTGATGATGCCTTGCAAGTGGCTGGTATCGAAGCGGCGGCCCGGCCGGCGCGGATTGCCGTGCTGCTCGAACAGGTGCGCTTGCCGGCGGACCTCGCCCAGCGCCGGCCGTTGCAATTGTCTGGCGGCCAGCGCCAGCGGGTGGCGATTGCCCGGGCGATTGCCAGCGAACCGAAGGTGATCATCTGCGACGAGCCGGTCTCGGCGCTGGATGTATCAGTGCAGGCCCAGGTGCTCGACCTGCTGGCGGATCTGCAGGACCAACTGGGCCTGGCCTACCTGTTCATTTCCCACGACCTGGGGGTGATCCGCCATGTCAGCGACGACGTGCTGGTGATGCGCCACGGCCAGGTGGTGGAGCAGGCACCGGTCGAGCAGCTGTTCGACCGGCCGGCTCACGCATACACCCAACGTCTGCTTGGTGCGGTACCGCGCCTGCCTGGCAGCGGCGCCGAATTGGTGGTGCCGCCGCTGGACCTCGAACACGAAGCCTTCGACCTGTTCGACGAAAACCGCCTCTGGAAAATCGCCATTTAAAGGACTGAACAATGACCACATTCCAACGTTTCCCCGCCCAGTCTCCCGCCATCAGCATTGTGCAGCTGAAGGCCCGCATTACTGCCCTGTTACCCGCTATCGGCGCGGGCGCCGCCCAGCGCGAGCGCGAACGCCAGCTGCCCCATGAGGCAATCGCCCAACTCGCGGCAGCCGGGCTCTACACTGCGCGTATCCCGACCCAGTACGGCGGCCCCGGCGGTACCGTGAGCGATGTGATCGAACTACTGCTGCAGGTCGCCTCAGTCGACTCCAACGTCGCCCAGGCGCTGCGCCCAGGCTTTGCCTTTGTCGAAGGGCTGCTGGCCGCCCAGGCCGAGGGTGCCGAGCAGGAGCGCGAGCGCTGGTTTGCCCGTTATCTGCAAGGCGCCGTGATCGGCAATGCCGGCTGGGAGCTGGGCGGTGCCAACGGTTCCATCGCGGCACGGCTGGTGCGCGAGGGCGAGCATTTTCGCGCCAACGGCAGCAAGTTCTACAGCACCGGCGCATTGTTCGCCGACTATGTCAGCGCCGTGGCGCTGGATGAGGACGAGCAACCGGTGTCGTTCATCCTGCCACGCGACCGCGAGGGCCTGGAGCTGGTTGACGACTTCGACGCCATGGGCCAGCGCCTCACCGCCAGCGGCACCACGCACCTGCACAATGTGCGGGTCGAGGCCAGCGAGATCCGCACCCGTACCGTCGAGGAGGGCAAGCGCACAGTCGTCACGCCGTTCCTGCAGCTGTTCCTCGGCACAGTGCTGGCCGGCATCGCCCGCAACGCGCTGCATGACGCCACGCGCTTCGCCCGCGAGCATGCCCGGCCGATCAAGCACAGCACGGCGAGCCGTTCGGTGGATGACCCGTATGTTGAGCTGTCGGTAGGCGATATCGCTGCTCGCGCCTATGGCGCCGAGGCGCTGGTACTCAAGGCTGCGGCGACGATCGACAGGGCATGGGCCGCACAGCTGGACGAAGCGGCCGTGGAGCAGGCCGCGATCGAGGTGGCGCAGACTCAGTACCTGGTCGCAGAGCTTGCGCTCAAAGCAGCGGAAACGCTGTTCGATGTTGGCGGTGCTTCCACCACTGGCCGCCAGCACAACCTTGACCGACACTGGCGCAACGCCCGCACCGTGGCCAACCACAACCCGCGCCAGTGGAAGGCGGCCGTGGTCGGTGCCTGGCAGCTCAAAGGCACCCGTCCGCCTGTTTCGGGGCTGTTTTGACCGCCCAGCCGGCCTTGCTGGCCGGCCACCTGCAAAGCCCCAAGGTGCCGGTGATCATCGGCGCTGCGCTGTTCATGGAGCTGCTCGACAGCACGGCGGTGATGACCGCCCTGCCGCAGATGGCCGTCGATTTCGGCGAGCCGGGGCTGCGCATGAACCTGGTGGTGTCGCTGTACATGCTCGCCCTGGCACTGTGCGTGCCGGTCAGCGGCTGGGCCGCCGAACGCTTTCGCCCGCGCCGGGTGATGTTGCTGGCGATGGGTTTGTTCACCGCGGCCTCGCTGGCCTGCGCCTTGGCCGAGACACTCTGGCAGCTGTGCCTGGGGCGCATGCTGCAGGGCGCGGCGGGGGCGTTGATGACGCCGGTGGGCCAGGTGATCATCCTGCGTTGGTCGAGCCGTGAACAGCTGCTGCAAGCCATGTCCTGGTTGGCCTTGCCGGCCCTGATCGGTCCGTTGATCGGGCCACTGCTCGGCGGGCTGCTGGTGACGGTGCTGTCGTGGCACTGGATCTTCCTGATCAACCTGCCGATCTGCCTGGTCGGCTGCTGGCTGATTCTGCGCCATGTGCCGGACTACCCGGCACGCCCGGTGCCGCCGTTGGATGTGCGCGGCTTGCTGCTCAGTGGTGGCGCGTTGGCGATGCTGGTGTTCGGCCTGGAGTCGCTGGGGCTGGGGCAACTGCCTCGGGCCTGGGCCCTGGCGCTGGTTGCCGCTGGCCTGGCATGCGCCTTGGGTTACCTGCTACATGCGCGGCGCCACCCCAGCCCACTGGTTGATCTGTCGCTGCTGCGCCTGCGAAGTTTCGGCGTGGCCCAGGCCGGCGGCGGGCTGTTTCGCCTGGGTTCGGCGGCGCAGCCGTTCCTGATCGTGCTGCTGTTGCAGAACTGCCTGGGCATGAGCCCGCTGGCGGCCGGTTGGCTGGTGGTCAGCGGCGGCGTGGGGGCCCTGTTGATGAAGTTGCTGGCGGTGCCATTGGTGCGGCGCTATGGGTATCGGCGGGTGCTCAGTTGCAACGCCGTGCTCAGCGCTGCGGGGATTGCCCTGTGTGCCGGCTTTGATCGCGATACCGCGGTCTGGCTGATGGCGGCGGTGCTGTTCGCGGCAGGCCTGGTGCGTTCACTGCAATTCTCGACCTTGGGTGCTGCCAGCTATCAGGACGTGCCCGGAGAACGCTCAGCGGCGGCCAGCTCGCTGTCGGCAATGTCGGTGCAGCTGACCATGGCCATGTCGGTGAGCCTGGCCGGGGTGATGCTGGGGCTGTTGGCCGGGCTGGACGGGCGCAGTGAAACCTCGGTGGCCGACATAGCCACGGTGATGCTGCTGTGCGCTGGGGTCTGTGGGGCATCTGGCCTGGTGTTCCGGCGTTTGGCGGGCTAATTGTTGTGTTGCCTGTGCCGGCCTCTTCGCGGGACAAGCCCGCTCCTACAGGTACGACGCGGTCCCTGTAGGAGCGGGCTTGTCCCGCGAAGAGGCCAGTGCAGACACATGTAAATTTCAGATAGAAAGACGCACCACCCGGTTATCCAGCACCTGCGGCGCCTGCGCCCGGCGCTTGTTCACCACCAGCTCCCCGATGGCGATCAGTCGAGTTCGCGTGACGTTGCGCGACAACCCCAGCAACTGCGCGGTATGCACCTGGTTGTAATGGCAGAAATGATACGCCGAACGCAGCAGGGCATTCTCGACCTTCTCGTACAGATCGCCAGGCTGTTCCTCATACAGCCGACCGAACGCCTGCAATAGCAGATCGTCCACACCATGGCTCGTCGGCTCCTCCTCCCGGCGCTCCAGGCGCAGGTTGGACAGGCGCAGGTCCTGGGCCTGTACCAGCCCGTCGCCGCAGGTCAGCAGGCTGTGGTGAATCACGTTCTCCAGCTCGCGGATATTGCCCGGCCAGCTGTACTCGACCAGCTTGGCCTGGGCCTTGGGGCTCAGTTCCACCGGCCCGTAGCCCAGCCGTTCGCTGTAGCTGCGGATGAAGTGCCGGGCCAGCGGCAGGATGTCCCCCGGCCGGTCGCGCAGAGGGTGCAGTTGCAGGGTCACCACGTTCAGCCGGTAATACAGGTCTTCGCGGAAGTGCCCGGCATTGATGGCTTTCTCCAGCTGCACGTTGGTTGCCGCCAGCACCCGCACATTGATCGGGATGCTCTTGCGCGAGCCCAGGCGCACCACTTCGCGCTCCTGCAACACGCGCAGCAGCTTGACCTGGATCGGCAACGGTAGGTCGCCGATCTCGTCGAGGAACAGCGTGCCGCCGTTGGCCTCTTCAAACCAGCCGGCCTTGGCCGCCAGGGCGCCGGTGAAGGCGCCCTTTTCATGGCCGAACAGCTCGGCCTCGACCAGCGATTCGGCGAACGCACCGCAGTTGACTGCGATGAACGGGCCGTTGCGCCGGCCGCTGAGGTTGTGGATATGGCGCGCGACCAGCTCCTTGCCCGTGCCGGTTTCGCCAATGATCAGGACGCTGGCCTCGCTGGGGGCGACCTGTTGCAGGTGGGCGAGCAGCGCCTGCGACCTGGGGTCTTCGAAGACCTGTGCGGTCGCCCTGATCGAGGTAGCCAGTGTCGGTGACGGGGGGAGGGTCAGCAGTTGCATGGGCGATACTCAGGAATAGAAGGATGGGACGGGGCGCTTGCCGCCGAGGGCCCACTCGCCGAGCTCGTGGAGGCGGTAATCCACCGGGTCGTGCAGGGTTTGCGTCCTCAGGTTGCGCCAGTGACGATCGAAGCGCAGCGAGGCGTGGGTGGCGCGGGCGCCGGTCACCTCGAACAGGCGGTTGCAGATGTCCAGGCCGTGGCGCGTGGCCGCGACCTTGGCGGTGCCGATGGCCAGGGCCAGGTCGCCGCGCTCCTCGGCGCTCAGCGACTGCTCCTTGGTCCAGGCGCTGTCGAGTTGGCGGGCGGCGCGGGCGATCAGCAGGCGCACGCTCTCAAGGCCCACCCAGAACTCACCGTAGTGGCGCAGTACGTAGGGGTCTTCGGCGCTGCTGGCAGCGCTGGAGCGGAACCACGGCCGGCTTTCCTTGAGGCTGTACTGGCGTGCTTCGTCGAAGGCTCCTTCGGCGATGCCGAGGAACAGGTTGGCGAAGTGCAGCTGGGCGATCAGCGGGCGCAGCGCGGCGAAAGGCGTGCTCAACGGGCCGGGGTCGAGCAGCAGTTCATCGTGTTCGACCCGAACTCGTTCGAAGCTGGCGCTGCCACTGTCGGTCTGGCGCTGGCCGATGTTGTTCCAGTCGTTGTGCAGGGTGATGCCGGTGCGCCCGCTGGGGATCGCGGCGATCAGCAGCTTGCCGCCGGCGCGCTCGTCCACTGCCGAGGCGATCAGCATTTCCGAATCGCTGGCGCCGGAGCAGAAGCTCTTCTTACCGGAAAACTCGCACCAGCCGTCGAAGTGCTTGACCACGGTGCGGGTGTCCAGTGGATTGAGGGCGTTGCCCCAGAACCAGTGCTTGCGTGCGGTCTGCTCGAACCACGGCTGCCACTGCTCCGGGCGTGAGAACAGGCGCACGGTAGCCAGCATCAGGTGGTGGAAGCCGAACACGTGGGCGATCGAACTGTCGACCCGGGCGAACTCGCGTACCACCTCGAAGGTGTCGTGCCAGTTCGCGCCCTGGCCGCCGAACGCCTGCGGAATCACCAGCGACAGTAAACCGCTGCTGCGCAAGGCATCGCGTTCGGCCTTGGGCGTGCCGCCGCGCTCGTCGCGCTCCACCGCGGTCTGGGCGAACTGCGTGGCCAGTTCGCGTGCTATCGCCAGCGCTGGTCGGGCCGCATTCAAAGGTGCATTCATGGCGGCTCCTCAGGCGCTTTCACGGAGTGCGTGATGGGCGCCGAACAGCGGCACGGCGCGCTCTGCAGCCAGGCGAATGCGCGCGCCTAGGGCATCGCTGGAAACCCGGTAGTCGGCAAGCTCGGCCTGGCTGGCGTAGACGCCTATTGGCAAGGTCAGGGCCTGCAGGAAGCTGAACAGCGGGCGCAGTTGATGGTCGAGTACCAGCGCATGGCGTTCGCTGCCACCGGTGGCGGCGAGCAGCACCGGGGTATCGACCAGGGCGTCCTGACCGATCAGGTCGAACAGGTGCTTGAAGTGGCCGGGGAAGCTGCCGCGGTAGACAGGGGCGGCGACCAGCAACAAGTCAGCCTTTTCCACCAGGCGCAACTGTTGCTCCACCGCGTCGGGCAGTTCGCTGCGCCACAACGCGGCTCCCAGTGGCCGGGCGATTTCACCCAGTTCGATCAGGTGCGTCTTGATGAGCAGGTGCTGGCCCAGTTCGGCGAGGATGGCCTCGGTCAGGGCCAGGGTACGAGAGGGGCGGGTAGTACCGCCAGACAGTGCTACGACGTTCAAGGGGGTGCTCATGGGCTGGTCTCCGGATGAATAAGCGGGACTTTGCTTGAGCAATCGTCGTGCCTGTTTGAACTTTGTTGAAAATCAACGCCTGGCAGCCTTGATGCGCACTGTGGGTGTTGGCCTTTGCCTGTTTGCTGTTGATCGACTGTTGCGCTGCAGACAGTTGGCCAAGTGTTGGCGGCTGTACAGTGAGAGCCTTTATAGCGAATGACGGTTAGCCTTTAAAATAATAATAAAGGATATTTATATTCCATTTGGTTATTAGTGGTGATGAGTATAGAGTTCCTGCTTAGCGGATTGTGAGAACGGACTTTAAATCGTTTGGCGCACGCGTCAGTGCAACGCCAATAATCGAGTCTGAGGACAATCAACGATGACAGCTGTCAAGGGTTATTTAATCTGCGGGATCGCGCTAACGACCGCATTGTCGAATGCTGTTTCGGCTGAATCTTTAATCGACGCATTCGCACTCACGCCCGGAGATAAGGTGATTGAAACCAGTGTCAATGACTGCCTGGGTGTTTATCACACCATGAACGAGCGCATGCTCGATAAATTATCTGGTTTTGATGTGGGCATAGGCACCGGGGTACGGCTCTATCCCAAAGAACACAGAGAAGCAATGGACGCATTGAAAGATTTCTGGGACAGAAACGCTCATCGTTACTCCCCCAATGACTCCGCCTTGAATAGTGAGCTGCAGACGTTGAGGGATGCGCTGAACGCAGCCAATCAGAGGTATCTGCGCACAGGCGCGGATGAGTGGTACATGAAATCTCTAAGTAGATCGCATTCGGATTTTATATCGGAACGTTTCAGGCTTCGTGAACAGCTGGATGACGTTACCTATGCGTGGGCTCAGTGCCCGGCCAAACCGGCGGAAGCAGCGGCTTGCCGGGGCGAGGCTATCAGGCAGCTTGAGGCATATTTCCAGGATGCTCATAAACAACTTGGGCAATTTTTGCCGCGCATGATAAATGCCTATGTACCGATGGAGAACGAATGGTGGGTTGCATGCCGGGCGCCAGATTTTACAGGTGCGCGTTGAGGGTGAACATTGACCGGATAGATTTCCCGATTATTAAAGGTATTGCTGGGCACTAACATTTGTCCGCTATTCAATTTCTGTTTATTGGGGTTTCAAGCTCATGTCGAACGTCATTTCTATTACTGATCGTAATGTCCTGTTGGATAATGATATCACTAACGAGGTTGCTGAGATCATTGGGCAGGAAAAACTGCAATTGCCGACAGCTCAGTCGCCCTTGGTCGACAGATTTGTCAGTAAGATCGAAGGTAACTACGACACGTCACGGGCGAAGACGGATACTGATCATGCAATCAGTCTTTTGTACATCGCCTATAACACGACGCCGCAGGAACACGGCGACATTCGGGTCAAGATAAGTCGCATCATGAGCCAGTTGGTCGAGGCTCAGCAAGACAGTGAGCGCCGGATCAAGGATTCGGTTCGCATTGCCGCTATGATCGGCAAGCAGCTGGCGTCACTGCTGCCGGACTGGCTGGATGTCCGCGACAGTGCCGATCCTGAAGAAATCAAACAGTTCGTCAAGGCAGAGCTGCTGGACATGGCCAAGCGCATCAGCACGGCTGCCATGGACGTGCGCAGCAGCCTGAATACGATCATCGTCAAGTACGACAGTATTCTCAAGGACATCAAAGACGTTACTGACAGCAGCGAAATCGCCCTGAGCGAGACCATCGCAGCCAACAAGGCAATCGAGGAAGAGATTGTTCAGGCCACGGCGCGTAAAGAAGAACTGGATTCACTGGTCAGTGCGCTGCAGGAGCAGATAGCGCGATTCGAGAAAATGGCCGTCGAGTATGGCAAGCAAGCCCAAAGTGCCGAGCAGAAGTCCTTCTGGGCCTCGGTGGTCAAGTCCGTCACGCAAGTGGTGTCTGCTGTACTGCCGATTGCCGCCATGGCGGCGACGGGCGGGGTTGGTGGAGCGCTCGGGGCTGCCGCTGCAGGTACACCGGGGCTGCTCGGTAACAGCAATGTCGACCCGAAGCAGGTGGTGGAAAAGTCCAACCTTGAAGCGGCGCGCAATGCTCAAGCAAAGATTGTAGAGGCACGCCAGCAACGCGCGGATGAACTTGAGCAGCAGCAGGCGGCGGCAACCACCGATGCCGAAAGACAGGAATTGAGCAGTGCGCTTGAAAAGGCTCAGGGTGAATTGCGTGAGGAGCAGAACCAGCTGAGCCAAGCTGAAAATCAATTGGGCGCTTTTTTGCGTCAACTGGGCGCTGCGGCAGATGAGGCAGGCGCAGAGCAGCAGCGTCAAGGTGCATCGCTGCGCGAACTTGAGCGGCAGATGCTCGACAATGTCGAGAAGTACGAAGAGGTCAAGCGCGGCCAGGTTGCGGAGTTGGCCAAGATTACCGTGCTGCTCGATGCCAAGCGCAGTGAAGAGCAAACCATCGAGCTTGCAGTCAGATCGCTGAACCTGAGTGTTTCGGCACTCAAGCGCAGCAAGGAAATCGTCGAAGAGATTGCCTTCTTCTTCAAATCCTTCGCGGACTTCATGCAGTGCATCGTCGATGAAGCCACGGTTCGCATGGAAGAGTACGAAAAGGCAGGCAATAGTGAAGTGTTGCGCAAGAGCCGCCTGGAAGCGATCCGGCTCAGTACCGATGAATTCTTCGTCTCCCAGGCTGCGGAATGGCTTGCTGTAGGGGTTGTTTCGGAGCGTTTCGCGCAGTTGTTCAACGATGGCTGGAGCAAGTTGAACAAGCTGTCGGGTCAATACATTACAGGTGATGAGCTTCAGGCTTACCTGGTACAGGCGTCGCAGCAACTCAAGGTGATCATCGAGGAGCGTGAGGCCGCGAGCAATCAGCGTATCGCCTCCCTGCAGAACTATCGCCAGGAACGCGAGGCAACTGCTTGACCTACCGTTACCCCTGAGCGCACGGGTGGAGCCCTGGTTGGCCAGGGCTTCATGTACGGGCGAAAAAAAGCCCGCTGACCGAGCGGGCGAAAGGTACAACGCTTGCGTGATTCAGTGGGAGCGCACAGTCATCGCAGTGTGCCGCCCGACCCAGCGCGGCGATTTGGCCAGCGTGACATTCTCTTGAGGCTGCCTGACAAAACGTCGTGCGGGGCTGGCAGGCGGGTGGGCGGGCGTTTGAATATCGCTCGGCACACCTTCTTGCACTGCCATCCAGGAGTCATGTCATGAGCGATATCCAGCTGTTACCTGCCGTGGTCGAGTTCCTCGCCAGGCCCCATGGCCATTTCATCGAGGGCCAGTACCTGGCGGGCGAGGCGGGGCCGTCGATCGCCATCCATGACCCGTCCAGCGGCACGGTCATCGCTCAAGTGGCCGAGGCCAGCGTTGCCGAGGTCGAGCGCGCGGTGCGCAGTGCGCGGCAAGCCTTCAAGGGCGCCTGGGCCGAGGCTTCGCCGTATCACAAAGGCGTGGTTCTGAACCGCCTGGCGGACCTGATCGAGGCCAATGCCGAAGAGCTGGCGCAGCTCGAAACCTTGTGCTCGGGCAAGTCGATCAACCTCACTCGCGGCCTGGAGATCGCCCAGAGCGTGGTGTTCCTGCGCTACTTCGCCGGTTGGGCGAGCAAGATCACCGGGCAGACCATGACGCCGTCGATCCCATCGTTCGCCGGCGAGCGCTACACCGCGTTCACCCTGCGCGAGCCGGTGGGCGTGGTGGCCGGCATCGTGCCGTGGAACTTCTCGGTGATGATCGGCATCTGGAAGATCGCCTCGGCGCTGGTCACCGGTTGCACCATCGTCATCAAACCCAGCGAGTTCACCCCGCTGACGCTGCTGCGCATCGCCGAGCTGGCGATCGAGGCGGGTGTGCCGGCAGGCGCGCTCAACGTGCTGAACGGCCGGGGGCAGGCCGGGCAGCGGCTGATCGAGCATCCAGACGTGGCCAAGGTAGCCTTCACCGGTTCCGTGCCGACCGGTATAGCGGTGGGCAAGGCGGCCATGGCGGCCAACCTGACCCGCGCCACCCTGGAACTGGGCGGCAAGAATGCCGCAGCGCTGCTGGCTGATGTCGATGTCGATGGAGCCGTGGCCGGTATCGTGCAAACGGCTTATGTGCACCAGGGGCAGGTCTGTGCATCGCCCGAGCGGCTGTATGTGCACCACAGCAAGGTCGAGGAGTTCACCCGCAAGCTGGGTGTGGCGCTGGGGCAGATGAAGATCGGTTCGGCACTGGACCCCGAGGCGCAGTTCGGGCCCTTGGCCAATGCCGCGCACCTGCAGAAGATTCTTGGTTTCTTCGAGCGGGCGCGGGCCAACAACACGGTGGTGTGTGGTGCCAGGGCAGTGGACCGGCCGGGCTACTTCGTCGAGCCGACCGTGGTCTTGGCCAACGGTGCCAGCGACCCGCTGCT carries:
- the sfnR gene encoding sigma54-dependent transcriptional activator SfnR, which encodes MQLLTLPPSPTLATSIRATAQVFEDPRSQALLAHLQQVAPSEASVLIIGETGTGKELVARHIHNLSGRRNGPFIAVNCGAFAESLVEAELFGHEKGAFTGALAAKAGWFEEANGGTLFLDEIGDLPLPIQVKLLRVLQEREVVRLGSRKSIPINVRVLAATNVQLEKAINAGHFREDLYYRLNVVTLQLHPLRDRPGDILPLARHFIRSYSERLGYGPVELSPKAQAKLVEYSWPGNIRELENVIHHSLLTCGDGLVQAQDLRLSNLRLERREEEPTSHGVDDLLLQAFGRLYEEQPGDLYEKVENALLRSAYHFCHYNQVHTAQLLGLSRNVTRTRLIAIGELVVNKRRAQAPQVLDNRVVRLSI
- a CDS encoding acyl-CoA dehydrogenase family protein, with product MNAPLNAARPALAIARELATQFAQTAVERDERGGTPKAERDALRSSGLLSLVIPQAFGGQGANWHDTFEVVREFARVDSSIAHVFGFHHLMLATVRLFSRPEQWQPWFEQTARKHWFWGNALNPLDTRTVVKHFDGWCEFSGKKSFCSGASDSEMLIASAVDERAGGKLLIAAIPSGRTGITLHNDWNNIGQRQTDSGSASFERVRVEHDELLLDPGPLSTPFAALRPLIAQLHFANLFLGIAEGAFDEARQYSLKESRPWFRSSAASSAEDPYVLRHYGEFWVGLESVRLLIARAARQLDSAWTKEQSLSAEERGDLALAIGTAKVAATRHGLDICNRLFEVTGARATHASLRFDRHWRNLRTQTLHDPVDYRLHELGEWALGGKRPVPSFYS
- the msuE gene encoding FMN reductase, with the protein product MSTPLNVVALSGGTTRPSRTLALTEAILAELGQHLLIKTHLIELGEIARPLGAALWRSELPDAVEQQLRLVEKADLLLVAAPVYRGSFPGHFKHLFDLIGQDALVDTPVLLAATGGSERHALVLDHQLRPLFSFLQALTLPIGVYASQAELADYRVSSDALGARIRLAAERAVPLFGAHHALRESA
- a CDS encoding tyrosyl-tRNA deacylase produces the protein MSNVISITDRNVLLDNDITNEVAEIIGQEKLQLPTAQSPLVDRFVSKIEGNYDTSRAKTDTDHAISLLYIAYNTTPQEHGDIRVKISRIMSQLVEAQQDSERRIKDSVRIAAMIGKQLASLLPDWLDVRDSADPEEIKQFVKAELLDMAKRISTAAMDVRSSLNTIIVKYDSILKDIKDVTDSSEIALSETIAANKAIEEEIVQATARKEELDSLVSALQEQIARFEKMAVEYGKQAQSAEQKSFWASVVKSVTQVVSAVLPIAAMAATGGVGGALGAAAAGTPGLLGNSNVDPKQVVEKSNLEAARNAQAKIVEARQQRADELEQQQAAATTDAERQELSSALEKAQGELREEQNQLSQAENQLGAFLRQLGAAADEAGAEQQRQGASLRELERQMLDNVEKYEEVKRGQVAELAKITVLLDAKRSEEQTIELAVRSLNLSVSALKRSKEIVEEIAFFFKSFADFMQCIVDEATVRMEEYEKAGNSEVLRKSRLEAIRLSTDEFFVSQAAEWLAVGVVSERFAQLFNDGWSKLNKLSGQYITGDELQAYLVQASQQLKVIIEEREAASNQRIASLQNYRQEREATA
- a CDS encoding aldehyde dehydrogenase family protein — translated: MSDIQLLPAVVEFLARPHGHFIEGQYLAGEAGPSIAIHDPSSGTVIAQVAEASVAEVERAVRSARQAFKGAWAEASPYHKGVVLNRLADLIEANAEELAQLETLCSGKSINLTRGLEIAQSVVFLRYFAGWASKITGQTMTPSIPSFAGERYTAFTLREPVGVVAGIVPWNFSVMIGIWKIASALVTGCTIVIKPSEFTPLTLLRIAELAIEAGVPAGALNVLNGRGQAGQRLIEHPDVAKVAFTGSVPTGIAVGKAAMAANLTRATLELGGKNAAALLADVDVDGAVAGIVQTAYVHQGQVCASPERLYVHHSKVEEFTRKLGVALGQMKIGSALDPEAQFGPLANAAHLQKILGFFERARANNTVVCGARAVDRPGYFVEPTVVLANGASDPLLHEETFGPIVCVLPFDNEQELVELMNDSPYGLTASLWTNDLSKALRLIPQIEAGTVWVNMHTFLDPAVPFGGTKASGVGREFGSAFIEDYTELKSVMIRY